A window from Plectropomus leopardus isolate mb chromosome 3, YSFRI_Pleo_2.0, whole genome shotgun sequence encodes these proteins:
- the LOC121961911 gene encoding endochitinase A-like, whose amino-acid sequence MYLTVLLSLFAVTVCKDTTITSAVKKTTGITTSAAQSTSLAATTKDKVSLFSTTTANNAQQPLTTTHKTTAAVTSQEVLSSPSPATSPHTPNMTAETFPNVTPPQTTTTNQTSSATVSQRSALPPASETPNATVTITVNATSPGLPQEWGKGDLAANPGLVAILCIFSIIFILVLVVATVKCIRSPRSNFERLEDVPMGKVNEESPFAQYSK is encoded by the exons ACACCACCATTACTTCTGCAGTCAAAAAGACAACAGGGATAACCACAAGTGCTGCACAGTCAACCAGTTTGGCTGCTACCACAAAGGATAAAGTCAGCCTATTCAGTACGACAACCGCCAACAACGCACAACAGCCTCTGACAACAACACACAAGACGACCGCTGCAGTCACTTCACAAGAAgtgttatcatcaccctcacCCGCAACTTCCCCCCATACACCCAACATGACAGCGGAAACATTTCCAAATGTCACACCTCCTCAGACTACAACAACCAACCAGACATCCAGCGCAACAGTTTCACAAAGATCAGCACTCCCACCAGCATCAGAAACGCCAAATGCCACTGTAACCATCACTGTGAACGCAACCAGCCCAG GTCTCCCACAGGAATGGGGAAAAGGTGACTTGGCAGCAAATCCCGGCCTCGTGGCCATCCTTTGCATCTTCTCTATCATCTTTATCCTTGTGCTGGTGGTTGCCACCGTGAAATGTATCCGATCACCGAGGTCCAACTTTGAGAGGCTCGAAGACGTGCCAATG GGCAAAGTGAATGAAGAGTCTCCATTCGCCCAGTACTCAAAATGA